In bacterium 336/3, the following proteins share a genomic window:
- a CDS encoding glycosyl transferase family 1, translated as MQDKRINITYIISDIDKALAFEWIAQELDQQKFQLSFILLNKNQGCFLENWLKERNFPVFYVHYAGKKQLWSSFWKVRSILKKLKTQVVHCHLFDASLIGLLVAKSLGIKNRIFTRHYSTFHHEYFPRAVYYDKFINSLATDIVAISQNVQNVLVQKEGVPIKKVHLIHHGFKLELFRDVPPEKILHLKQKYNLDEKYPVVGIIARWTHWKGIQYIIPAFKSLLNQYPHAHLVLANAHGDYTQEIRQLLADIPSSHYTEIRFEQDLTALYKTFDVYVHTPINAEVEAFGQTYVEALASNIPSVFTLSGVANEFIQHEQNALVVNYQDSNAISTSIFRLLNDKALQKNIQSNTQKSISSLFDLSIMIHLLSNLYLSK; from the coding sequence ATGCAAGACAAAAGAATTAACATCACTTATATTATTTCTGATATAGATAAAGCCCTTGCTTTTGAATGGATTGCACAAGAGTTAGATCAGCAAAAATTTCAACTAAGTTTTATTTTACTTAATAAAAATCAAGGGTGTTTTTTAGAAAATTGGTTAAAAGAGAGAAATTTTCCTGTCTTTTATGTTCATTATGCAGGTAAAAAACAATTATGGTCATCTTTTTGGAAAGTTAGGTCTATTTTAAAGAAACTTAAAACACAAGTTGTTCATTGCCATTTATTTGATGCTAGTCTTATAGGATTATTAGTTGCAAAATCTTTGGGTATAAAGAACCGTATATTTACTCGTCATTATTCTACGTTTCATCACGAGTATTTTCCCAGAGCAGTCTATTACGATAAGTTCATCAATAGTTTGGCTACTGATATTGTAGCCATCAGCCAAAATGTACAAAACGTTTTGGTTCAGAAAGAAGGTGTACCAATCAAAAAAGTACACTTGATTCATCATGGATTCAAGTTAGAACTTTTTAGAGATGTTCCTCCTGAAAAAATACTACATTTAAAACAAAAATATAATTTGGATGAGAAATACCCTGTTGTAGGTATCATTGCACGCTGGACTCACTGGAAAGGCATACAATATATCATTCCTGCTTTTAAGAGTCTTTTAAATCAATATCCTCATGCTCATTTGGTTTTGGCAAATGCTCATGGAGATTATACTCAGGAAATCAGACAATTATTGGCAGATATACCATCCTCTCATTATACTGAAATCCGTTTTGAGCAAGATTTAACAGCCTTGTATAAAACTTTTGATGTTTATGTCCATACTCCCATTAATGCTGAAGTAGAAGCCTTTGGACAAACTTATGTGGAAGCACTTGCAAGTAATATTCCAAGTGTATTTACCTTATCGGGTGTAGCTAATGAATTTATTCAACACGAACAAAACGCCTTGGTTGTAAATTATCAAGATTCTAATGCCATTTCAACATCTATTTTTAGACTTTTAAATGATAAAGCTCTTCAAAAAAACATACAATCCAATACTCAAAAAAGTATAAGCAGTTTATTTGATTTAAGCATCATGATTCATCTATTATCTAATTTGTATCTTTCTAAATAA
- a CDS encoding epimerase → MKKILITGGAGNVGGALAKKLVEDQHNFVVIIDNLVTGSIHKLPPSKGDNWKFIKADVNSYQDISAIMLAYQFDYVFHYAALVGVQRTLNNPVKVLEDIEGIKNILNLSKNTNVKRVFYSSSSEVYGEPVEFPQNEETTPLNSRLPYAIVKNLGEAFFKSYQKEYGLDFTIFRFFNTYGPDQSMDFVMAKFIRNALKNEPITIYGDGSQTRTFCYISDNIETTAKILHENLLVNDIINIGNHQEISVLQLAQKIIQLSGSKSEIIHLPPLTEGDMTRRKPDISKMLAVLGKPLIDVETGILKMIAYIQKEQE, encoded by the coding sequence ATGAAAAAGATTTTAATAACAGGTGGAGCAGGCAATGTGGGGGGAGCTCTTGCTAAAAAATTGGTAGAAGACCAACATAATTTTGTTGTAATTATTGATAACTTGGTTACAGGGAGTATTCATAAGTTACCTCCATCAAAAGGAGATAATTGGAAATTTATCAAAGCTGATGTAAATAGTTATCAGGATATCTCAGCTATTATGCTTGCCTATCAATTTGATTATGTATTCCATTATGCAGCTCTGGTGGGAGTACAAAGAACACTCAACAACCCTGTCAAAGTATTAGAAGATATTGAAGGTATCAAAAATATTTTGAATCTATCCAAAAATACCAATGTAAAAAGGGTATTTTATTCTTCTTCTTCAGAAGTTTATGGCGAACCTGTAGAATTCCCTCAGAATGAGGAGACTACACCTCTAAACTCAAGGCTTCCTTATGCTATTGTGAAAAATTTAGGCGAAGCATTTTTTAAATCCTATCAAAAAGAATATGGTTTAGATTTTACGATTTTCAGGTTTTTCAACACATACGGTCCAGACCAAAGCATGGATTTTGTAATGGCAAAGTTCATTCGTAATGCTCTTAAAAATGAGCCTATTACGATTTATGGAGATGGAAGCCAGACCAGAACATTTTGTTATATTAGTGATAACATAGAAACTACTGCCAAAATATTACATGAAAATTTATTAGTGAATGACATTATCAATATTGGAAACCACCAAGAGATTTCTGTTTTACAACTGGCTCAAAAGATTATTCAATTATCTGGCTCAAAATCTGAAATTATTCATTTACCCCCTCTCACAGAAGGCGATATGACAAGACGTAAACCGGACATTTCTAAAATGTTAGCTGTTTTAGGAAAGCCCCTTATTGATGTTGAAACAGGTATTTTGAAAATGATAGCATATATTCAAAAAGAGCAAGAATAA
- a CDS encoding tRNA nucleotidyltransferase, producing MREFEYIFQEIPLLATIAKKAQELGTESYLVGGFVRDLILKRPCKDIDIVCVGSGIDFAEKIAQEINPDIQVSFFKNFGTAMFRHDGWDIEFVGARKESYQRNSRKPIVENGSLEDDQNRRDFTINTLAISLNQENMGALIDPFEGVSDLKKKNIQTPLNPDITFSDDPLRMMRAIRFASQLGFDIAAETFEAIVRNKERISIISQERITDELNKIILSKVPSYGFKLLFHSGLLHIIFPEMVALQGVEAVGDKRHKDNFYHTLQVLDNLSEKTQDLWLRWSAILHDIAKPATKRFDEKVGWTFHGHEDKGARMTPHIFRKLKLPMGENMRVVQKLVRLHLRPIALVKEYITDSAIRRLIFEAGEDLEGLMILCRADITSKDHQKVKKYLTNFDKVEEKLKEIEEKDKLRNFQPVITGEIIMETFGLKPCKEVGLIKTELREAILEGEITNTYEEGFNMMLEIGKKYNLQPINL from the coding sequence ATGCGTGAGTTTGAATATATATTTCAAGAAATACCATTATTAGCTACTATTGCAAAAAAAGCCCAAGAACTTGGAACAGAAAGTTACTTGGTAGGAGGTTTTGTTCGAGATTTAATCTTAAAAAGACCTTGTAAAGATATAGATATTGTATGTGTGGGAAGTGGGATTGATTTTGCAGAAAAGATAGCCCAAGAAATCAACCCAGATATACAAGTTAGCTTTTTTAAGAATTTTGGAACAGCTATGTTCAGACATGATGGATGGGATATAGAGTTTGTAGGAGCAAGAAAAGAGTCTTATCAAAGAAATTCTAGAAAACCTATTGTAGAAAATGGTAGCCTTGAAGATGACCAAAATCGTAGAGATTTTACCATCAATACTTTAGCAATTTCTCTCAATCAAGAAAATATGGGTGCTTTGATAGACCCATTTGAAGGAGTAAGTGATTTGAAGAAAAAAAATATCCAAACCCCCTTAAATCCAGATATTACTTTTTCTGATGACCCTCTGCGTATGATGCGAGCCATTCGTTTTGCATCTCAATTGGGTTTTGATATTGCTGCTGAAACCTTTGAAGCAATAGTTAGAAATAAAGAAAGAATTAGCATTATTTCACAAGAACGTATTACAGACGAATTGAACAAGATTATTCTTTCTAAAGTACCTTCTTATGGGTTTAAATTATTATTTCATTCAGGTTTGTTACACATTATATTTCCTGAAATGGTAGCTTTGCAAGGAGTTGAGGCTGTCGGAGATAAACGCCATAAAGATAATTTTTATCATACATTACAGGTTTTAGATAATTTAAGTGAAAAGACACAAGACTTGTGGTTACGTTGGTCTGCTATTTTACATGATATAGCCAAACCTGCAACCAAACGTTTTGATGAAAAAGTAGGCTGGACATTTCATGGGCATGAAGACAAAGGTGCAAGAATGACACCTCATATTTTTAGAAAACTTAAATTGCCTATGGGCGAAAATATGCGAGTAGTACAAAAACTGGTTCGTTTGCATTTACGCCCTATTGCTCTTGTAAAAGAATATATTACAGATTCAGCAATTCGTAGATTGATTTTTGAAGCAGGAGAAGACTTGGAAGGCTTAATGATTCTATGTAGAGCAGATATTACTTCAAAAGATCATCAAAAAGTAAAAAAATATCTTACTAATTTTGATAAAGTAGAAGAAAAACTCAAAGAAATAGAAGAAAAAGATAAATTACGTAATTTCCAGCCTGTCATCACAGGAGAAATTATTATGGAAACGTTTGGATTGAAGCCTTGTAAAGAAGTTGGGCTGATAAAAACTGAATTGAGAGAAGCTATTTTAGAAGGAGAAATTACCAATACTTATGAAGAAGGCTTCAATATGATGCTTGAAATAGGAAAAAAATATAATTTACAACCTATAAACCTATAA
- a CDS encoding X-Pro dipeptidyl-peptidase, producing the protein MKYFLFFLAFFFSFSIFAQSKVNEDSVFIRQNYDKYEYQIAMRDGIKLFTHVYVPKDASKDKKYPVLMQRTCYSVAPYGKDIYPTRLGPNRFLMRDKYIFVYQDVRGRYMSEGIWTNMTPHLATKKKKTEVDEASDTYDTIDWLIKNIPNNNGKFGQWGVSYPGFYTAAGILANHPALKASSPQAPIADFWFDDFHHNGALVLGYFLAYPVFGVQKTENTTKAWYQNQSIRPQTTDGWLFYKDLINLKNAEKYYKDNFFWQEAMNHPNYDEFWQKRNLLPHLKNVNHAVMTVGGWFDAEDLYGPLSIYKTIEKSSKNYNTLVMGPFGHGDWARERGKHMHNHIYFGDSVSTFYQREIESKFFKHFLKEKGDGKTNLPEAYLFDTGKKEWRKFDKYPASTEKKKLYFHANGKLSFDEPNNENDFSDYVSDPKKPVPHSDNLRQMLGFTPRNYMSEDQRFAANRPDVLSFQTDILTEDITIGGELLAELFASTTGTDADFIVKLIDVYPANEPNHETTPQNIMLANYHQMVRSEVMPARFRNGFEKPVALKADETTPINVRLQDCFHTFRKGHRIMIQVQSTCFPLFAANPQKFVENPYKANEEDFIKAMIKIMHNKSFKSGLKVEVFR; encoded by the coding sequence ATGAAATATTTTTTATTTTTTTTAGCGTTTTTTTTCAGCTTTTCAATATTTGCACAGTCCAAAGTTAATGAGGACTCTGTATTTATCAGGCAAAATTATGACAAATACGAGTATCAGATTGCGATGAGAGATGGCATCAAGCTATTTACTCATGTTTATGTACCTAAAGATGCTTCCAAAGACAAAAAATACCCTGTTCTGATGCAACGTACTTGTTATAGTGTTGCTCCTTATGGAAAAGATATTTATCCTACTCGTTTGGGACCTAATAGATTTCTGATGCGAGATAAATATATTTTTGTGTATCAAGATGTACGAGGCAGATATATGAGTGAAGGTATTTGGACGAATATGACTCCACACCTTGCCACTAAAAAGAAAAAAACAGAGGTAGATGAAGCTTCCGACACTTATGATACAATTGATTGGCTTATCAAAAACATCCCTAATAACAATGGAAAATTTGGACAGTGGGGCGTTTCGTACCCTGGTTTTTATACAGCAGCAGGCATTTTAGCCAATCATCCTGCCTTAAAAGCCTCCTCACCACAAGCTCCAATTGCAGATTTTTGGTTTGATGACTTTCATCATAATGGAGCTTTGGTTTTGGGTTATTTCTTAGCATATCCTGTTTTTGGTGTTCAAAAGACTGAAAATACGACAAAAGCTTGGTATCAAAACCAAAGTATAAGACCACAAACTACAGACGGATGGCTTTTTTATAAAGATTTGATTAATCTTAAAAACGCTGAAAAATACTATAAAGATAATTTCTTTTGGCAAGAGGCTATGAATCATCCAAATTATGACGAATTTTGGCAAAAAAGAAACCTTTTACCACATCTTAAAAATGTAAATCATGCAGTCATGACAGTAGGTGGCTGGTTTGATGCAGAAGATTTGTACGGACCTTTAAGTATCTATAAAACCATTGAAAAATCTTCTAAAAATTATAATACATTGGTAATGGGTCCTTTTGGGCATGGTGATTGGGCAAGAGAACGTGGTAAGCACATGCACAACCATATTTATTTTGGTGATAGTGTATCAACTTTTTATCAAAGAGAAATTGAAAGTAAATTTTTCAAACATTTCTTAAAAGAAAAAGGAGATGGAAAAACTAATCTACCAGAAGCTTATTTATTTGATACTGGCAAAAAAGAATGGCGTAAATTTGACAAATATCCTGCTTCTACTGAAAAGAAGAAACTTTATTTTCATGCCAATGGCAAACTTTCTTTTGATGAACCTAATAACGAAAATGATTTTTCAGATTACGTTTCAGACCCAAAAAAACCTGTTCCTCATTCTGATAACCTCAGACAAATGTTAGGTTTTACACCTCGTAACTACATGAGCGAAGACCAGCGTTTTGCAGCCAACAGACCTGATGTTTTATCATTCCAAACAGATATACTTACAGAAGATATCACTATTGGTGGAGAACTCTTGGCTGAACTATTTGCTTCTACAACTGGCACAGATGCAGATTTTATTGTAAAGCTCATTGATGTGTATCCTGCTAATGAGCCCAATCATGAGACTACACCTCAAAACATCATGCTTGCCAATTATCATCAAATGGTAAGAAGTGAAGTCATGCCTGCTCGTTTCCGTAATGGTTTTGAGAAACCTGTAGCTCTTAAAGCTGATGAAACAACTCCTATCAATGTTCGTTTGCAAGATTGTTTCCATACTTTCAGAAAAGGACACAGAATTATGATACAAGTACAAAGCACTTGCTTCCCATTATTTGCTGCCAATCCTCAAAAATTTGTAGAAAACCCTTACAAAGCAAATGAAGAAGATTTTATCAAGGCTATGATAAAAATTATGCATAATAAGAGTTTTAAGAGTGGTTTAAAAGTAGAAGTTTTTAGGTAG
- a CDS encoding NADPH:quinone oxidoreductase, with the protein MKAVVRTQYGKFEDILFIKEVEKPTPKDNEILVKVYATTINRTDCAVTSGYPSIIRLFTGLPTPKQPIVGTDFAGVVEAIGKNVKLFQTGDKVFGFEDTGIASQAEYMTIDENKPIAIIPENISFEQAAASLEGAHYAINFFNKVKLNPSHKVLINGASGAIGSAATQFLKAQGLYVAVTCPTNTIEQVRSWGVDKIMDYTQEDFTKDNQIYDFVFDAVGKSSFGKCKPLLTPKGVYISSELGKNSQNPFLALITPFLGGKKVIFPFPSNIKASIAYISDMLKQGKFKPLIDRAYSLDQVVEAYQYVHSGKKIGNVILSIHPAI; encoded by the coding sequence ATGAAAGCAGTTGTAAGAACCCAATACGGAAAATTTGAGGATATTCTTTTCATCAAAGAAGTAGAAAAACCCACGCCCAAAGACAACGAAATTTTAGTAAAAGTCTATGCCACTACCATCAACAGAACAGATTGTGCTGTTACAAGTGGTTATCCTTCTATTATCAGGCTTTTTACAGGTCTTCCTACGCCCAAACAACCCATTGTAGGCACTGACTTTGCAGGTGTTGTAGAAGCCATAGGCAAAAATGTAAAACTCTTTCAAACAGGTGATAAAGTTTTTGGATTTGAAGATACAGGCATTGCCTCACAAGCCGAATACATGACAATTGACGAAAACAAGCCTATCGCTATCATTCCTGAAAATATTAGTTTTGAGCAGGCAGCAGCCAGTTTGGAAGGAGCTCATTATGCAATTAATTTTTTCAATAAAGTAAAATTAAATCCCAGCCATAAGGTGCTCATCAATGGAGCTTCTGGGGCTATTGGCTCGGCTGCTACCCAGTTTCTAAAGGCTCAGGGCTTGTATGTGGCTGTTACATGCCCTACTAATACCATAGAACAAGTACGTTCTTGGGGTGTTGATAAAATAATGGATTATACCCAAGAAGATTTCACAAAAGATAACCAAATCTACGATTTTGTATTTGATGCTGTTGGAAAAAGCTCTTTTGGTAAATGCAAGCCTCTGCTAACTCCAAAAGGCGTTTATATCTCCTCAGAATTGGGCAAAAACTCTCAAAATCCATTTTTAGCCCTTATTACACCATTTTTAGGAGGGAAAAAAGTGATATTTCCCTTCCCCTCCAACATCAAAGCGAGTATAGCATATATTTCAGATATGCTCAAACAAGGAAAATTCAAGCCTCTGATAGATAGAGCCTATTCTTTAGACCAAGTTGTAGAAGCATACCAGTATGTACACTCAGGAAAGAAAATTGGTAATGTGATTTTAAGTATTCATCCAGCTATATAA
- a CDS encoding inorganic pyrophosphatase, which translates to MNPWHDIPVGNNPPEIVNAIIEIPKGSKGKFEIHKESGLLMLDRVLFSAVHYPANYGFIPQTYCGDRDPLDILVIMSIDLPPLCMIDAKVIGVMRMIDQGEADDKIIAVALNDMSVNHINDISELPPHTTVEIRRFFEDYKKLENKQVVVEDFMGKTDALRIVQESIDLYKETFKKN; encoded by the coding sequence ATGAACCCTTGGCATGATATACCTGTTGGAAATAATCCTCCTGAAATAGTGAATGCGATTATTGAAATTCCTAAAGGTAGTAAAGGAAAATTTGAAATTCATAAAGAAAGTGGTTTATTGATGCTTGACAGAGTGTTATTTTCGGCTGTTCATTATCCAGCTAATTATGGCTTCATCCCTCAAACTTATTGTGGAGACAGAGACCCTTTAGATATTTTGGTTATCATGTCCATAGACTTACCACCTCTTTGTATGATTGATGCAAAAGTGATAGGGGTGATGCGAATGATTGACCAAGGTGAAGCTGATGATAAAATCATTGCTGTAGCCCTAAATGATATGAGTGTGAACCACATCAACGATATTTCTGAATTACCACCCCACACTACTGTAGAAATTCGTCGTTTTTTCGAAGATTACAAAAAATTAGAGAACAAACAAGTTGTTGTAGAAGATTTTATGGGCAAAACAGATGCTCTTAGAATTGTTCAGGAAAGTATAGATTTGTATAAAGAAACTTTTAAGAAGAATTAA
- a CDS encoding ribonucleoside-diphosphate reductase, with protein sequence MTQAELLRSSEPLLQETKNRFVLFPIEHHDVWQMYKKAEASFWTAEEIDLSQDQKHWESLNDGERHFISHVLAFFAASDGIVNENLAINFINEVQIAEAKCFYGFQIMMENIHSETYSLLIDTYIKDGKQKDFLLNAIHNIPCVTKKADWALRWIEQGNFIERLISFAAVEGIFFSGSFCSIFWLKQRGLMPGLTFSNELISRDEGLHCDFACMLYNKYVVNKISEEKVFEIITDAVKIEQEFVTDSLPVDLIGMNSRLMNQYIEFVADRLLISLGYNKYYKVENPFPFMEMISLQGKTNFFEKRVAEYQKSGVMAGKDDQKFSLNEDF encoded by the coding sequence ATGACACAAGCCGAACTCCTTCGTAGTAGTGAGCCATTGCTCCAAGAAACCAAAAACCGATTTGTGCTTTTCCCCATCGAACACCACGATGTATGGCAAATGTACAAAAAAGCAGAAGCAAGTTTCTGGACAGCCGAAGAAATAGACCTCTCTCAGGATCAAAAACACTGGGAAAGTCTAAATGATGGTGAAAGGCATTTTATCTCTCATGTACTTGCTTTTTTTGCAGCAAGTGATGGTATTGTCAATGAAAACTTGGCAATCAATTTCATCAATGAGGTACAAATAGCAGAAGCCAAATGTTTTTATGGCTTTCAAATCATGATGGAAAATATCCATTCAGAAACATACTCATTACTCATAGATACCTATATCAAAGATGGCAAACAAAAAGATTTCTTATTAAATGCTATTCATAATATCCCATGTGTAACTAAAAAAGCAGATTGGGCTTTGCGTTGGATAGAACAAGGGAATTTTATTGAAAGACTTATCTCTTTTGCTGCTGTTGAAGGAATCTTCTTTTCAGGTAGTTTTTGTTCAATTTTTTGGCTCAAACAAAGAGGCTTAATGCCAGGACTTACATTCTCTAATGAATTGATTTCCAGAGATGAAGGTCTGCACTGTGACTTTGCTTGTATGTTGTATAACAAATATGTTGTTAATAAAATATCAGAAGAAAAAGTTTTTGAAATTATCACAGATGCTGTAAAAATAGAACAAGAGTTTGTTACAGACTCTCTTCCAGTAGATTTGATAGGCATGAACTCTCGATTGATGAACCAATACATTGAATTTGTGGCTGATAGATTACTGATTTCTTTGGGTTATAACAAATATTATAAAGTTGAAAACCCTTTCCCTTTCATGGAAATGATTTCTTTGCAAGGGAAAACCAATTTCTTTGAAAAAAGAGTTGCTGAATACCAAAAATCAGGAGTAATGGCAGGTAAAGATGACCAAAAATTCAGCTTAAACGAAGATTTCTAA
- a CDS encoding polynucleotide kinase, which yields MKKVIIMRGLPGSGKSTYAKNLVAQNPNSYKRINRDDLRMMFDNGYTSKGNEKFIKQVRDMLIIKALEDGKHVIVDDTNLSEKNIVRINQLVQEFNKKNNDSVKVEVKDMEVYLEQCIENDSKREGKAKVGEKVIREMYRNFIKDETRYAVQNEALPKAIICDLDGTLCLMQDRDPYNASTCDKDLPNKPVLGVLKEYAKNGYKILLISAREDQYKPQTLTWLERYGVHFDELLMRKTADTRKDSIIKTEIYNTYIKDKYMIEFVLDDRNQVVYMWRDELRLPCFQVYYGDF from the coding sequence ATGAAAAAAGTAATTATTATGCGTGGATTGCCAGGGAGTGGAAAATCTACTTATGCGAAAAATTTGGTGGCTCAAAACCCTAATTCATATAAAAGAATAAACCGAGATGATTTGAGAATGATGTTTGATAACGGTTATACAAGCAAAGGAAACGAAAAATTTATCAAACAGGTGCGTGATATGCTGATTATAAAAGCGTTGGAAGATGGAAAACATGTAATTGTAGATGATACCAACCTTTCTGAAAAGAATATTGTTCGTATCAATCAGCTGGTGCAGGAGTTTAACAAGAAAAACAACGATTCTGTAAAAGTAGAAGTGAAAGATATGGAGGTTTATTTGGAACAATGTATCGAAAATGATAGCAAACGAGAAGGAAAAGCCAAAGTAGGAGAGAAAGTGATTCGTGAGATGTATCGAAATTTCATCAAAGATGAAACTCGTTATGCTGTGCAAAATGAGGCTTTGCCGAAGGCAATTATCTGCGATTTGGATGGAACGCTTTGCTTAATGCAAGACCGAGACCCTTATAATGCAAGCACTTGCGATAAAGATTTGCCCAACAAGCCTGTATTGGGTGTATTGAAAGAGTATGCTAAAAATGGCTATAAAATTCTTTTAATTTCGGCTCGTGAAGACCAATACAAGCCTCAAACGCTTACTTGGCTGGAGCGTTATGGAGTACATTTCGATGAGCTTTTGATGCGTAAAACGGCTGATACCCGAAAAGACTCTATCATTAAAACAGAAATATACAATACTTATATTAAAGACAAATACATGATTGAATTTGTATTGGATGATAGAAACCAAGTGGTATATATGTGGCGAGACGAACTCCGTTTGCCTTGCTTCCAAGTATATTATGGGGATTTTTAA